The following coding sequences lie in one Alicyclobacillus curvatus genomic window:
- a CDS encoding aminotransferase class III-fold pyridoxal phosphate-dependent enzyme, which yields MMEMPYYPLSQTHKPAIRLAEKLNNWLKGPNEQVFKGPNEQVLKGPLTASHEQGPLADEQTDRPTHPVNQPLQHPFKHPSDYRIFYSNSGSEANEVALKIARQFHQQNGEPGRYKVIARYRGYHGSTSGALAATGQFMRKYKYEPLAPGFLHVPPPDCYHCPFGKQAGACGLECANYYEDIINWEIPETVAAVILEPVISGGGILTPPEGYLQRVREICDKYGVLLIVDEVINGFGRSGQNFGHHNFGVQPDIVTMAKGITSGYLPLSATAVRADLFEVFRDDSEYGHFRHVTTFGGNPVACAVGLEALTIMEEQNLVARSAQLGHRLRERLNVLKDHPNVGDIRNFGFLAGIELVTDKESRTPASPGLLGQVIGQCKQNGLLISKNGESVRGFNNVLTLCPPLIVNDDELEFIADTVIGAVNNIR from the coding sequence ATGATGGAGATGCCGTATTATCCGCTCAGCCAAACCCATAAACCAGCTATCCGCTTGGCCGAAAAGTTGAATAACTGGCTCAAGGGGCCAAACGAGCAGGTTTTCAAGGGGCCGAACGAGCAGGTCCTCAAAGGTCCACTTACTGCGTCCCACGAGCAAGGTCCATTGGCGGATGAGCAAACAGACCGACCCACGCATCCGGTCAATCAGCCCTTACAGCATCCCTTCAAGCATCCGTCGGACTACCGGATCTTCTATTCCAACAGCGGATCGGAAGCGAACGAAGTGGCCCTTAAGATTGCCCGCCAGTTTCATCAGCAAAATGGTGAACCTGGCCGTTATAAAGTCATCGCCCGGTACCGGGGCTACCACGGCAGCACTTCGGGCGCCCTCGCTGCGACGGGTCAGTTTATGCGCAAGTATAAATACGAGCCGCTTGCACCCGGGTTCCTGCATGTGCCGCCTCCGGATTGCTACCACTGCCCGTTTGGCAAGCAGGCCGGTGCGTGCGGCCTCGAGTGCGCTAATTATTATGAGGACATCATCAATTGGGAGATCCCGGAGACTGTCGCCGCCGTCATCCTCGAGCCGGTCATCTCTGGAGGAGGCATCCTCACCCCACCGGAAGGGTACTTACAGCGCGTGCGCGAGATTTGCGACAAGTACGGCGTGCTTCTCATTGTGGACGAAGTCATCAACGGCTTCGGCCGATCCGGTCAGAACTTCGGCCACCACAACTTTGGCGTGCAACCGGACATCGTGACGATGGCGAAGGGCATCACCAGCGGCTACTTGCCGTTATCGGCGACGGCCGTCCGGGCCGATTTGTTCGAGGTCTTCCGTGATGACAGTGAATACGGTCACTTCCGACACGTCACGACGTTCGGCGGCAACCCAGTGGCCTGTGCCGTCGGCCTTGAAGCATTGACTATTATGGAGGAGCAAAATCTCGTGGCAAGATCCGCACAGTTAGGGCACCGTTTGCGCGAACGGTTGAACGTGCTGAAAGACCATCCCAACGTGGGTGACATTCGAAACTTCGGTTTTCTCGCGGGCATCGAACTCGTTACCGACAAGGAATCGCGAACACCCGCTTCGCCGGGCCTGCTCGGTCAGGTGATTGGCCAGTGTAAGCAAAATGGCCTGCTTATTAGCAAGAATGGCGAGAGTGTGCGCGGGTTTAATAACGTTTTGACGCTCTGCCCACCGCTCATCGTGAACGATGACGAGCTTGAGTTCATCGCTGACACAGTGATAGGGGCCGTGAACAACATCCGATGA
- a CDS encoding CoA-acylating methylmalonate-semialdehyde dehydrogenase, whose translation MAAPADVNTVKNLIGGQWVESTSDRSIAVPNPATGEVIAYAPLSNQEDLNKAVAAAKAAFPLWSQTPVPKRARILFKYQQLLVDHWEELAELITVENGKSYKEAYGEVQRGIECVEFAAGAPTLMMGTQLPDIATDMESGVYRYPVGVVGGITPFNFPMMVPAWMYPLAIACGNTFVLKPSERTPLSAIRLAELFAEAGLPDGVLNIVHGAHDAVNGILSHPDVAAVSFVGSQPVAEYVYKTAAGNGKRVQALAGAKNHTIVMPDANLDLAVKEIIGAAFGSAGERCMACSVVVAVGDVADELVSRLVTASDEIRMGNGLEEGVFLGPVIRGAHLERTVGYIEKGEQEGAHLVRDGRKDDVKAAGTGYFVGPTIFDDVQPGMKIWRDEIFAPVLSVVRVDSLDEAIATANQSDFANGACLFTDSAAAIRKFRQEMDAGMLGVNVGVPAPMAFFPFSGWKKSFYGDLHANGRDGVEFYTRRKVLTARYV comes from the coding sequence ATGGCAGCACCAGCCGACGTCAATACAGTCAAGAATCTCATTGGTGGACAGTGGGTAGAATCTACGTCTGACAGAAGCATCGCAGTCCCAAATCCCGCCACAGGTGAAGTCATTGCCTACGCGCCACTGTCTAATCAAGAGGATTTGAACAAGGCCGTAGCCGCTGCTAAAGCCGCGTTCCCCTTGTGGAGCCAGACCCCGGTCCCAAAGCGGGCCCGCATCCTGTTTAAATATCAACAGCTCCTGGTTGACCACTGGGAAGAGCTCGCAGAGCTCATCACGGTCGAAAACGGCAAGAGTTACAAGGAAGCGTACGGCGAGGTACAGCGCGGCATCGAGTGCGTCGAGTTTGCGGCGGGGGCGCCGACCCTCATGATGGGCACACAACTGCCTGACATTGCGACTGACATGGAATCCGGTGTCTACCGCTACCCTGTTGGCGTTGTTGGCGGCATCACGCCGTTCAACTTCCCCATGATGGTTCCGGCCTGGATGTATCCACTTGCAATCGCTTGCGGAAACACGTTTGTGCTCAAGCCCTCCGAACGCACACCGCTGTCAGCCATTCGTCTGGCAGAGCTGTTCGCGGAAGCGGGCTTGCCCGACGGGGTGCTGAACATCGTGCACGGGGCTCATGACGCGGTGAACGGCATCCTTTCGCACCCAGATGTTGCGGCGGTGTCGTTCGTCGGATCTCAACCCGTGGCTGAGTACGTATACAAAACGGCTGCCGGTAACGGGAAGCGGGTGCAGGCCCTTGCGGGCGCAAAAAACCACACGATTGTGATGCCGGATGCGAACCTCGACCTGGCGGTGAAGGAGATTATCGGAGCCGCGTTTGGATCCGCTGGCGAACGCTGCATGGCTTGCTCCGTCGTCGTGGCCGTCGGTGACGTTGCGGACGAGTTGGTTAGTCGTCTCGTCACAGCGTCAGACGAGATTCGCATGGGCAACGGACTCGAGGAAGGTGTGTTTCTCGGTCCCGTCATCAGGGGCGCGCATCTCGAGAGGACCGTGGGGTATATCGAGAAGGGCGAACAAGAAGGAGCGCACCTTGTGCGTGACGGCCGAAAAGACGATGTTAAGGCCGCGGGCACAGGATACTTTGTGGGTCCGACCATTTTCGATGATGTTCAGCCTGGCATGAAAATTTGGCGCGACGAGATATTTGCGCCGGTGCTGTCTGTGGTGCGGGTGGACAGTCTGGACGAGGCGATTGCAACAGCCAACCAGTCCGACTTCGCCAACGGGGCGTGCTTGTTCACCGACAGTGCCGCTGCGATTCGCAAGTTCCGCCAGGAGATGGACGCAGGAATGCTCGGTGTAAACGTCGGCGTCCCGGCCCCGATGGCCTTTTTCCCGTTCTCCGGGTGGAAAAAGTCGTTTTACGGCGACCTCCACGCCAATGGACGCGACGGTGTGGAATTCTACACTCGCCGCAAAGTGCTGACAGCGAGGTATGTGTAG
- a CDS encoding DNA alkylation repair protein — MTTKKLDRRIPESLIRQTTGELMVQDAESYVGRVIDKLAPHVNEEVAETIQKYMKNQFPFLGMRAPQLQLLTKELVKEVGLPDKPILLPVVQALWDLPEREYQYVGVSLLTSSAADFTEDDISLLEYTITHKPWWDTLDVIAKHPVGTYFTKFPNTFETRVHTWLSSGDMWLQRSAILCQLGWKQRTQEDVLYRAIEACIISKEFFIRKAIGWALREYSKTNPESVKSFVRSHPELSGLSQREALKVVTRSLHR, encoded by the coding sequence TTGACTACAAAAAAACTAGACCGGAGAATCCCGGAGTCTTTGATTCGGCAAACGACAGGAGAGTTGATGGTGCAGGATGCTGAGAGTTATGTGGGGAGAGTCATTGACAAATTAGCTCCGCATGTCAATGAAGAGGTTGCAGAAACGATACAAAAGTACATGAAAAACCAATTTCCGTTCCTTGGAATGCGAGCACCACAACTCCAACTTCTGACGAAAGAATTAGTAAAAGAAGTTGGACTTCCGGACAAACCTATCTTGCTGCCGGTGGTTCAAGCATTATGGGATCTGCCCGAACGGGAATACCAGTATGTTGGCGTATCGTTGCTCACAAGTAGTGCAGCGGATTTCACCGAAGATGACATCAGCTTGCTTGAGTACACCATCACTCATAAACCATGGTGGGATACTCTTGATGTCATTGCAAAACATCCTGTGGGTACATATTTTACAAAGTTCCCGAACACCTTTGAGACACGTGTGCACACTTGGCTGTCATCCGGTGACATGTGGTTGCAGCGCTCGGCAATCCTGTGTCAGTTGGGCTGGAAACAACGAACCCAAGAGGACGTTCTCTACCGCGCAATTGAGGCATGCATAATATCGAAAGAATTTTTCATCCGAAAAGCAATTGGCTGGGCTCTACGGGAATACTCCAAGACGAACCCCGAGAGTGTGAAATCATTTGTCCGGAGTCATCCTGAGTTATCTGGACTCAGTCAGCGAGAAGCACTGAAGGTCGTCACCCGAAGTCTTCATCGGTAA